One stretch of Rhodoflexus caldus DNA includes these proteins:
- a CDS encoding PIG-L family deacetylase, which produces MKKLHLQQWGLLCTLLLLLPCGVGAQALKPMKTGELQLALKKLRVLGSVLYIAAHPDDENTRLIAYLAKHKHYETAYLSLTRGDGGQNLIGSEQGYLLGVIRTQELLAARRIDGGKQFFSTANDFGFSRNPRETLLLWDSTRVLADMVWTIRKFRPDVLITRFPTDGSGGHGHHTSSALLAEDAFRAAADPKMFPEQLKYVSVWQPKRLLWNKWRGVNDTAKIDESLFLPMDVGTYNPLLGESYYDIAMDSRSQHKSQGFGAAKERGTRMEYVQHIMGDRAQNDLFDGINTTWTRIKGGEKIGKLIDQAIARFNPENPSAVVPLLLQVYRSLNKWKPANDDERYWINVKKEEVKEVIRECAGLWFEIVAEDYSAVAGDSVSTITTVLNRSNLPFKWRIYDVEFAQGFERSNGGKASKDILLVNNVPQIIKNKYRLSEKLAISQPYWLIKPLNKGMYQVDDWQLVGLPETPPEHTVLFGVELDGVQLTYRIPMMYKWTHRVDGEQYRPFEIVPPVTANIKDKVYVFSDRNPKEISLLLKAGRNNASGRVSLVLPQGWRSKPAFIDFALAMKEEEKTVNFQLFPPDGGSTAEISVMINGEPAHGLEEINYPHIPIQMLYPMATAKIVKLDIQTKGKLIGYYDGAGDEIPASLRQIGYQVVNLTDDNFDNMNLSQFDAIITGVRAYNARPRIKFHSPKLLDYVEQGGTLIVQYNVSFGLGTQQIGPYPFRISRERVTLEDAPITFVSPNHPLLNSPNKITQDDFKDWVQERGLYFADRWDDKYETVISCADPGSDQLKGGLLFAKYGKGAFIYTGYAFFRQLPAGVSGAYRLFTNLISYGK; this is translated from the coding sequence ATGAAAAAGTTACACCTGCAACAGTGGGGCTTATTGTGTACGCTGCTGTTGCTCCTACCCTGTGGTGTCGGTGCGCAGGCACTGAAGCCGATGAAAACGGGCGAATTGCAACTGGCACTAAAAAAACTTCGCGTGCTGGGTTCTGTGCTTTACATAGCTGCCCACCCCGACGATGAAAACACGCGCCTGATTGCTTACCTCGCCAAGCATAAACACTACGAAACCGCTTATTTGTCACTGACCAGAGGCGATGGCGGCCAAAATCTCATCGGCAGCGAACAGGGCTACTTGCTGGGTGTCATACGCACGCAGGAACTGCTTGCAGCGCGGCGAATAGACGGCGGCAAACAGTTTTTCAGCACGGCCAACGACTTCGGGTTTTCCCGCAATCCACGCGAAACGCTGCTGCTTTGGGACAGCACCCGCGTACTGGCCGATATGGTTTGGACAATTCGCAAATTCCGCCCCGATGTGCTTATCACGCGTTTTCCCACCGATGGTAGCGGCGGGCACGGGCATCATACCTCCTCTGCACTGTTGGCAGAGGATGCCTTTCGTGCGGCGGCAGACCCTAAAATGTTTCCCGAACAACTAAAATACGTATCGGTATGGCAACCTAAACGCCTGCTTTGGAACAAATGGCGCGGCGTAAACGATACAGCCAAAATTGATGAAAGCCTGTTTTTGCCGATGGATGTAGGCACGTACAATCCTTTGTTGGGTGAAAGCTACTACGACATTGCTATGGATAGCCGCAGCCAGCACAAAAGTCAGGGTTTTGGGGCGGCCAAAGAACGCGGCACCCGCATGGAATACGTGCAGCACATTATGGGCGACCGCGCACAGAATGATTTATTTGACGGTATCAACACCACATGGACGCGCATCAAAGGGGGCGAAAAAATCGGCAAACTGATTGACCAAGCCATTGCCCGATTTAATCCTGAAAATCCTTCGGCTGTTGTACCGCTACTGTTGCAGGTCTATCGCAGCCTCAACAAATGGAAACCTGCCAACGACGATGAACGCTATTGGATAAATGTAAAAAAAGAGGAAGTAAAAGAGGTCATTCGCGAATGTGCCGGCCTTTGGTTTGAAATTGTGGCAGAAGACTACTCGGCAGTGGCAGGCGACAGCGTAAGTACCATAACCACTGTACTCAACCGCAGCAACTTGCCCTTCAAATGGCGGATTTATGACGTAGAGTTTGCACAGGGATTTGAGCGCTCAAACGGAGGAAAAGCAAGCAAAGACATTTTACTTGTCAATAATGTGCCGCAAATCATCAAGAATAAATATCGTCTGTCGGAAAAGTTAGCTATTTCACAACCTTATTGGCTCATTAAACCGCTCAATAAGGGCATGTATCAGGTAGATGACTGGCAGCTTGTCGGTCTACCTGAAACTCCGCCCGAACACACCGTACTTTTTGGAGTAGAGTTAGACGGCGTACAGCTTACCTACCGCATCCCGATGATGTATAAGTGGACGCACCGCGTAGATGGCGAACAATACCGACCGTTTGAGATAGTGCCGCCCGTTACTGCCAATATCAAGGATAAAGTTTACGTGTTTTCTGACCGCAACCCGAAGGAGATCAGCTTGTTACTTAAAGCGGGGCGCAACAATGCATCAGGCCGTGTGTCATTGGTTCTACCACAGGGCTGGCGCAGCAAACCCGCTTTCATTGACTTTGCACTGGCAATGAAAGAAGAGGAGAAAACCGTCAATTTTCAACTTTTCCCGCCTGACGGGGGCAGCACGGCAGAAATCAGCGTGATGATTAACGGCGAGCCTGCACATGGGCTGGAAGAAATCAACTATCCTCACATTCCTATTCAGATGCTGTACCCAATGGCTACGGCAAAAATTGTCAAGTTGGATATCCAAACCAAGGGCAAACTCATCGGCTATTACGATGGTGCAGGCGACGAAATCCCCGCAAGTTTGCGCCAGATAGGCTATCAGGTAGTCAATCTGACCGATGATAATTTTGACAATATGAATCTTTCACAATTTGATGCCATCATCACGGGCGTTCGCGCGTATAATGCACGCCCCCGCATCAAATTTCACAGCCCTAAACTGTTGGATTATGTGGAACAAGGCGGAACGCTGATTGTGCAGTACAACGTGAGTTTTGGGTTGGGTACACAACAAATCGGCCCGTATCCGTTTCGTATTTCGCGCGAGCGCGTAACGCTGGAAGATGCGCCCATTACTTTTGTCAGCCCGAATCACCCACTGCTGAACAGCCCGAATAAAATCACGCAGGATGATTTTAAAGACTGGGTACAGGAGCGCGGCCTCTATTTCGCCGACCGCTGGGACGATAAGTACGAAACCGTTATCTCCTGTGCCGACCCGGGCTCTGACCAACTGAAAGGCGGCCTGCTGTTTGCCAAATACGGCAAAGGAGCATTTATTTACACCGGTTATGCCTTTTTCCGCCAACTGCCGGCGGGTGTTTCAGGCGCTTACCGTTTGTTTACTAACCTGATTTCTTACGGCAAATGA
- a CDS encoding DUF3298 and DUF4163 domain-containing protein: protein MQKNISFILVGCLMLCIVGCNKKTGDKGDLPFTFEAKHIERDLATLWLRKSDSSVVDTTHHILSIHYPVISDWENEEAQQIFNTLVKNIVDENIAMFEKEMVPGDYQEKVWLDSAEAANYISIGKNTSLHINYLPGIINEDFIAVQFAFDAFYGGAHGMQYFQQLNFDVSNKKILQLSDLFIPNADYLAQLSAYCRNDLLSRVNEIGSDSTMIEQGVEPVLANFKDFELTSQGIKIYFSPYQVAPYASGPQEVKIPYANLEKILRPDGVWKKIQKK from the coding sequence ATGCAAAAAAATATTTCATTCATTCTGGTAGGTTGTTTGATGTTGTGCATTGTCGGATGCAACAAAAAAACGGGTGATAAGGGCGACTTGCCTTTTACATTTGAGGCGAAACACATTGAACGCGATTTGGCCACGCTGTGGCTGCGCAAGTCGGACAGTTCCGTTGTAGATACAACTCATCACATCCTGTCTATTCATTATCCGGTTATCAGCGATTGGGAGAATGAGGAAGCACAGCAGATTTTCAACACATTGGTAAAAAATATAGTAGATGAAAATATTGCCATGTTTGAAAAAGAAATGGTTCCCGGTGATTATCAGGAGAAGGTATGGCTTGACTCCGCAGAAGCTGCCAATTATATTTCCATCGGGAAAAATACATCTCTCCACATCAATTACCTGCCCGGTATTATCAACGAAGATTTTATCGCCGTCCAATTTGCATTTGATGCTTTCTATGGCGGGGCGCATGGTATGCAGTATTTTCAGCAGCTAAACTTTGATGTATCCAATAAAAAAATCTTACAATTATCTGATTTATTTATTCCTAATGCTGATTACTTAGCGCAGTTATCGGCTTATTGTCGCAATGATTTGCTGAGCCGTGTCAATGAAATAGGCTCCGACTCCACCATGATAGAGCAGGGAGTTGAGCCTGTGCTTGCCAATTTCAAAGATTTTGAACTGACTTCGCAAGGAATTAAAATTTATTTTTCGCCTTACCAAGTAGCTCCGTATGCTTCAGGGCCGCAGGAAGTAAAAATTCCATACGCCAATCTGGAAAAAATATTGCGCCCCGACGGCGTATGGAAGAAAATTCAAAAGAAATAG
- a CDS encoding DUF1501 domain-containing protein: MASRRHFIKQSSLAAAGTMMIPAFLKAFEAQALSPDDKILVVIQLSGGNDGLNTVIPYRNDIYYRERQTIAIPANDALKISDELALNPAMEKFRRLYNDGLVSIVNSVGYPNPDRSHFRSMDIWHTASNSDEYLTTGWLGRYLDSQCNGICQSHQAIELDDTLSLALKGHNVKALALQDPKKLYQAVHSPVYENIAKYGKPADDSHENVAYLYKTMAETISSADYIYQKSEIKNGYADYPNSALAKRLKTVAELINGGAQTRVYYVSLSGFDTHVRQNQQQTRLLTEYSEAVYAFMQHLKSIGKQQHVAVLTFSEFGRRVAQNASNGTDHGTANCLFLMGASLKKTGVFNPVPDLSNLDNGDLKYQIDFRSIYANLVQDWLKADIAAVLGRNFEPIRLV; the protein is encoded by the coding sequence ATGGCTTCCCGCAGACATTTCATCAAACAATCTTCATTGGCAGCCGCCGGCACGATGATGATTCCCGCTTTCCTGAAAGCCTTTGAAGCACAGGCACTTAGCCCTGATGATAAAATTCTGGTCGTTATTCAATTGTCCGGTGGAAACGACGGGCTGAATACGGTCATTCCTTACCGCAACGACATCTACTACCGCGAGCGACAAACCATTGCCATCCCAGCAAACGATGCGTTAAAAATCAGCGATGAGTTGGCTTTAAACCCCGCTATGGAAAAATTTCGTCGCCTTTATAACGACGGATTAGTCAGCATAGTCAATAGCGTCGGCTATCCGAACCCCGACCGTTCACATTTTCGCTCAATGGATATTTGGCATACGGCAAGCAACTCCGATGAGTACCTGACTACGGGCTGGCTGGGGCGTTATCTTGATTCGCAGTGCAACGGTATCTGCCAATCACATCAGGCAATAGAATTAGATGATACGCTAAGCCTTGCACTGAAAGGACATAACGTAAAAGCTCTTGCTCTGCAAGACCCGAAAAAACTCTATCAGGCAGTACACAGCCCCGTGTACGAAAATATTGCAAAATATGGTAAACCTGCGGATGACTCCCATGAAAATGTAGCGTATTTGTATAAAACGATGGCCGAAACCATCTCATCTGCCGATTATATTTACCAAAAATCAGAGATAAAAAACGGCTATGCGGATTATCCTAACAGCGCATTGGCTAAACGCCTGAAAACAGTGGCAGAACTGATAAATGGCGGTGCACAAACACGGGTCTATTACGTATCACTCAGCGGATTTGATACACATGTGCGCCAAAATCAGCAACAAACCCGCCTGCTGACTGAATACAGTGAGGCTGTTTATGCTTTTATGCAGCATTTAAAAAGTATCGGCAAACAACAGCACGTGGCAGTGCTTACTTTTTCGGAGTTTGGCAGGCGCGTGGCACAAAACGCAAGCAACGGCACCGACCACGGAACGGCTAATTGCCTGTTTCTGATGGGGGCATCGTTGAAAAAAACGGGAGTATTTAACCCTGTGCCCGACCTAAGCAATTTGGACAACGGCGATTTGAAATATCAAATTGATTTCCGCAGCATCTATGCCAACTTAGTGCAGGACTGGCTAAAAGCCGACATTGCCGCCGTACTGGGGCGAAATTTTGAACCGATTCGGTTGGTATAG
- a CDS encoding DUF1800 domain-containing protein: MPSNQQHLQHLYLRAGFGLLPEQLPTALQLPIHKHVEAIFSDSKSYQSLNLLNDNELRVVKLLFSDKEERKEMAMDALNRGRELNLLWMRQMAESKAGLREKMTLFWHGHFATRTLNAFFAQLQNNLIREKALGKFGDLLMSISKDPAMLQFLNNQQNRKNSPNENFAREVMELFTLGRGNYTETDIKEAARAFTGWGFNQQGEFVFRRFFHDTDLKTFMGKRGNWGGEDIIRMILDKRETAVFVTRKIYRHFVNNTPDKGIINELANIFYESEYDIGKLMNKIFTSDWFYSPKNIGSRIKAPVEYITQFRRQFGLQFEPENALLFIQKLLGQVVFYPPNVAGWAEGKNWIDSSTLMVRTLLPFSIMREIELPVEAKDDGDVNTEFLAQRNFRKLKATANWDALSKIASGSSEKEILEQLAAYLLQNKLSDANKQLILRNTPTANREAAVQFISLSLASLPEYQLC, translated from the coding sequence ATGCCAAGCAACCAACAACATCTTCAACATCTTTATCTGCGCGCCGGATTTGGGCTGCTGCCCGAGCAACTGCCAACTGCCCTGCAACTGCCCATCCATAAGCACGTAGAAGCCATTTTTTCGGACAGCAAGTCCTATCAGTCGTTAAACCTGCTGAATGACAATGAGTTAAGAGTTGTAAAACTGCTTTTTAGCGACAAAGAAGAACGCAAAGAAATGGCAATGGATGCACTGAATCGCGGGCGCGAGCTCAACCTGTTGTGGATGAGGCAAATGGCGGAAAGCAAGGCAGGTCTGCGCGAAAAAATGACTCTGTTTTGGCACGGACATTTTGCCACGCGCACGCTCAATGCCTTTTTTGCGCAACTGCAAAACAATCTGATACGCGAAAAGGCATTAGGCAAATTTGGCGATTTGCTAATGAGCATTTCCAAAGACCCCGCAATGCTGCAATTTTTGAACAATCAGCAAAACCGAAAAAACAGCCCCAATGAGAACTTTGCCCGCGAGGTGATGGAATTATTTACACTTGGTCGCGGCAATTATACCGAAACCGATATTAAAGAAGCAGCAAGAGCTTTTACGGGCTGGGGCTTCAACCAACAAGGAGAGTTTGTTTTTCGCCGATTTTTTCATGATACCGACCTGAAAACTTTTATGGGAAAACGCGGTAACTGGGGCGGTGAAGATATTATCCGCATGATTTTGGACAAACGGGAAACTGCTGTCTTTGTTACCCGCAAAATATATCGGCATTTTGTAAATAATACTCCTGATAAAGGTATCATCAATGAACTTGCAAACATTTTTTACGAAAGCGAATACGATATCGGTAAACTAATGAATAAAATTTTTACTTCCGATTGGTTTTATTCACCAAAAAATATCGGCAGCCGTATTAAAGCGCCTGTGGAGTATATTACGCAATTTCGTCGTCAGTTCGGGCTACAATTTGAGCCTGAAAATGCGTTGCTATTTATCCAAAAATTACTGGGACAAGTGGTGTTTTATCCACCCAATGTGGCCGGCTGGGCAGAAGGTAAAAACTGGATTGACAGTTCAACACTTATGGTGCGTACGCTCCTGCCTTTTTCTATCATGCGCGAGATAGAACTACCCGTAGAAGCAAAAGATGATGGCGACGTAAATACGGAGTTTTTGGCGCAGCGCAACTTCCGCAAACTGAAAGCAACGGCAAACTGGGACGCGCTTTCAAAAATTGCATCCGGCAGTTCAGAAAAGGAAATATTGGAACAATTGGCAGCCTACCTTTTGCAAAATAAATTGTCGGATGCCAATAAACAACTAATACTCAGAAACACACCAACTGCCAATCGTGAAGCAGCTGTTCAGTTTATAAGCCTTTCGCTGGCATCTTTGCCTGAGTATCAACTTTGTTAA
- a CDS encoding glycoside hydrolase family 16 protein, with protein sequence MKITILLCTTMVALLLGACQSQKNKEIADNEAKLIWQDEFDGNGMPDTTKWSYDVGGHGWGNQELQYYTKANPKNARIENGILIIEAHKDSMENNPYTSAKLISKGKGDFTYGRIEVRAKLPKGRGTWPAIWMLSSKDPLQWPDDGEIDIMEHVGHNQGFIHGTVHTKAYYHSIGTQRGDTLQVPDCSEKFHIYSIDWTPEKIDWFVDGEKYFTFPNEHKTEKEWPFNKPFYLILNIAVGGNWGGLKGVDETIWPQRMEVDWVRVYANDKQVK encoded by the coding sequence ATGAAAATAACGATTTTACTGTGTACAACGATGGTTGCCTTGTTATTAGGTGCTTGCCAGTCTCAAAAGAACAAGGAAATAGCCGACAATGAAGCAAAACTCATTTGGCAAGATGAATTTGACGGTAACGGTATGCCCGATACTACCAAGTGGAGCTATGATGTAGGCGGACACGGCTGGGGTAATCAGGAGCTGCAATATTACACGAAGGCTAATCCTAAAAACGCACGCATTGAAAATGGCATCCTGATTATTGAAGCCCACAAAGACAGCATGGAAAATAATCCTTACACTTCCGCAAAACTTATCAGCAAGGGTAAAGGTGACTTTACTTATGGCCGTATAGAAGTGCGTGCCAAGTTACCCAAAGGCAGAGGCACATGGCCTGCCATCTGGATGCTTTCCTCCAAAGACCCGCTTCAATGGCCTGATGACGGCGAAATTGACATTATGGAACACGTTGGCCACAATCAGGGCTTTATTCACGGAACAGTTCATACCAAGGCCTATTACCACTCTATCGGCACGCAACGCGGCGATACGCTGCAAGTTCCTGATTGCTCAGAGAAGTTTCATATCTATTCTATTGACTGGACTCCCGAAAAAATTGACTGGTTTGTTGATGGAGAAAAATATTTTACTTTCCCCAATGAACATAAAACCGAGAAGGAATGGCCTTTTAATAAGCCGTTTTATCTGATATTGAACATTGCGGTAGGTGGCAATTGGGGTGGCCTTAAAGGTGTGGATGAGACCATCTGGCCGCAACGCATGGAAGTGGACTGGGTGAGAGTTTATGCCAATGACAAGCAAGTAAAATAA
- a CDS encoding DUF3667 domain-containing protein yields the protein MRHRIRGGQCLNCQLKYPAHYNYCPQCGQENTVVRVSFLQLLRDLFDNYITLDSRFGRSIVPFIFRPGYLSQAFNEGKRIHYIHPVRLYILMSLLYFFVFGYVAGIKNLTIRALGKDEVVMDSIRQQKNLITVRGDINFSAISQANATNENSDSSLRSVGNNWFFRTIQDPTMTESALLDSLKNHGLHIREANFIKDLDKIVAKQLLKIGQRDLPMFINEILGNIPLMMIVMLPLLAVTLRVIYPFSPFYYIEHFVNTLYLQSFVYFVFSISMVFMGLRVLADVAIHDEWMGWCVSIPHVILLLYNYKAFRRMYGQGRMMTMLKLSAFTFWYATLFFIFLTLELLISFFTF from the coding sequence ATGCGACATCGAATTAGAGGCGGACAATGCCTAAACTGCCAACTGAAATATCCTGCACATTACAATTACTGTCCCCAATGTGGTCAGGAAAATACTGTTGTCCGCGTATCTTTTTTGCAACTGCTGCGCGATTTATTTGACAACTATATTACGCTTGATTCCCGTTTTGGCAGAAGTATCGTACCTTTTATTTTTCGCCCGGGCTATTTGAGTCAGGCGTTTAATGAAGGTAAGCGCATTCACTATATCCACCCGGTGCGGCTTTATATTCTGATGAGTCTTTTATACTTTTTTGTATTTGGCTATGTCGCAGGAATTAAAAACCTGACCATCAGAGCTTTGGGGAAAGATGAGGTAGTTATGGACAGTATCAGGCAACAAAAAAACCTTATCACTGTACGCGGGGATATTAACTTCAGCGCCATTTCGCAGGCAAATGCTACTAACGAAAATTCCGACTCCTCTTTGCGCAGCGTAGGCAACAACTGGTTTTTTCGCACCATCCAAGACCCGACAATGACAGAAAGTGCGCTGTTAGACAGTCTGAAAAATCATGGTTTACATATCAGAGAAGCGAATTTTATTAAAGATTTAGATAAAATAGTTGCAAAGCAATTGTTAAAAATCGGACAGCGCGATTTGCCAATGTTTATTAATGAAATTCTTGGCAATATTCCGCTGATGATGATTGTTATGTTACCACTGCTTGCTGTAACGCTGCGGGTTATCTATCCTTTTTCACCTTTTTATTATATTGAACACTTTGTCAATACGCTTTATTTACAATCGTTTGTCTATTTTGTTTTCTCAATCAGTATGGTTTTTATGGGGTTGCGTGTGCTGGCTGACGTTGCCATCCACGATGAATGGATGGGCTGGTGCGTTTCCATCCCACACGTGATTCTGTTGCTGTACAATTATAAAGCCTTCAGGCGCATGTATGGACAAGGACGCATGATGACGATGCTGAAATTGTCTGCTTTTACTTTTTGGTATGCCACACTGTTTTTTATTTTTCTTACATTAGAACTGTTAATCTCATTTTTCACTTTCTAA
- the truA gene encoding tRNA pseudouridine(38-40) synthase TruA, with translation MMQRYFLEIAYKGTRYHGWQAQENTTLTVQGELNRALGFILRQPVVETIGSGRTDTGVHCKSQYVHFDTANPIENISKFIFSLNRCLPPDILVKNCLPVHPEANARFSALSRAYEYHITREKDPFSKDLSYQFTYALNLDAMNEAAALLLQYDDFQSFSKVKTDVKTFRCKVMYAFWQATDTGCIFHIKADRFLRGMVRAIVGSLLDIGLGKRTITDFRQMIEVKDRTQAGRAVPPQGLFLCQVEYPADIWL, from the coding sequence ATGATGCAGCGTTACTTTCTGGAAATAGCCTACAAAGGCACTCGCTATCACGGTTGGCAAGCACAAGAGAATACTACGCTGACCGTTCAGGGAGAACTCAATCGGGCTTTGGGATTTATTCTCAGGCAGCCCGTGGTAGAAACCATCGGCAGTGGCAGAACGGATACGGGCGTACATTGCAAAAGCCAATACGTGCATTTTGATACGGCAAACCCGATTGAGAATATCTCAAAATTTATCTTTTCCCTTAATCGCTGTTTGCCTCCTGATATATTGGTTAAGAATTGTTTACCGGTTCATCCTGAGGCCAATGCGCGTTTCAGTGCTTTGAGCAGGGCTTACGAATATCATATTACCCGCGAAAAAGACCCTTTCAGCAAGGATTTGTCTTATCAGTTCACGTATGCCTTAAATCTGGATGCCATGAATGAGGCTGCAGCTTTGCTGTTGCAATACGATGATTTTCAGTCATTTAGCAAAGTAAAGACGGATGTAAAGACCTTCCGATGCAAGGTTATGTATGCTTTTTGGCAGGCTACCGATACGGGTTGCATCTTCCATATCAAGGCAGACCGTTTTTTGCGTGGAATGGTACGAGCCATTGTTGGCTCGCTGCTCGACATCGGGCTTGGGAAGCGAACCATAACCGATTTTCGGCAAATGATAGAAGTCAAAGACCGAACGCAGGCAGGGCGCGCCGTGCCTCCACAGGGGCTTTTTCTTTGTCAAGTGGAATATCCGGCAGATATCTGGCTTTAG
- a CDS encoding glycosyltransferase family 4 protein: protein MKICIVINSSWNIYNFRAGLIQSLKKGGHEIVTIAPDDGYVTHLEKLGCRHHIIEIDNKGSNPINDFWLFTQLVQIYAAERPDVILHYTIKPNIYGTFAATMLGIPTINNVTGLGTVFLHRNLTSRIAHKLYRWAFRFPQTVFFQNQEDRDLFVNMKLVRPEITDVLPGSGIDVDKFIPAQTKKNTIFTFLLIARVLYDKGILEYVEAIRLLRSKGIQAKFWLLGKIDTEAGLGIPPEEVAAWEAEGLIEYLGTTDDVISVIRRSDCVLLPSYREGTPRTLLEAASLGKPIIATDVPGCRDTVQHGFNGFLCKVKDPADLAAQMEKMMQADEATLVRMGSNSRKLAVERFDQNIVIYKYQQALASVIAETT from the coding sequence ATGAAAATTTGTATTGTTATTAATTCGTCTTGGAATATTTATAATTTCCGCGCCGGACTGATTCAATCGCTGAAAAAAGGAGGACATGAGATTGTAACTATTGCCCCCGATGATGGGTACGTAACGCATCTTGAAAAATTGGGCTGCCGACACCACATCATCGAGATTGACAATAAAGGCTCCAATCCGATTAACGATTTTTGGTTATTTACCCAATTGGTGCAAATATATGCGGCAGAAAGGCCGGATGTAATTTTACACTACACCATCAAACCTAATATTTACGGGACTTTTGCCGCCACAATGCTTGGTATCCCGACCATCAATAATGTAACAGGATTGGGTACTGTTTTTTTGCATCGCAATCTTACTTCCCGCATTGCTCATAAGCTCTACCGTTGGGCATTCCGATTTCCGCAGACTGTATTTTTTCAGAATCAGGAGGACAGGGATTTGTTTGTAAACATGAAACTTGTACGTCCTGAAATTACAGATGTATTACCGGGTTCAGGCATTGACGTAGATAAGTTTATACCTGCTCAAACTAAGAAAAATACAATTTTTACCTTCTTGCTGATAGCGCGTGTGTTGTATGACAAAGGAATTTTGGAATATGTAGAAGCTATTCGCCTACTGCGCAGTAAAGGGATTCAGGCAAAATTCTGGTTGTTGGGCAAGATAGATACAGAAGCCGGTTTAGGTATCCCTCCGGAAGAAGTTGCGGCATGGGAGGCCGAGGGATTGATAGAATACTTAGGTACTACGGATGATGTTATCTCCGTTATTCGCCGCTCAGATTGCGTACTTTTGCCTTCCTATCGGGAAGGTACGCCCCGCACGCTGTTAGAGGCGGCCAGTTTGGGTAAACCCATTATTGCAACCGATGTTCCCGGCTGTCGCGATACGGTTCAGCACGGTTTCAACGGTTTCTTATGTAAAGTAAAAGACCCGGCAGACCTCGCCGCACAGATGGAAAAAATGATGCAGGCAGATGAAGCGACATTGGTGCGCATGGGTAGCAACAGCCGCAAACTTGCCGTAGAGCGTTTTGACCAAAATATTGTGATTTACAAATATCAACAGGCGCTTGCTTCCGTGATAGCCGAAACAACGTAG
- a CDS encoding aminotransferase class V-fold PLP-dependent enzyme, whose product MAHTYFLTPGPSELFHTVPGHIKTALKENICAISHRSKTFQQVVAHTLAQLRELFQLPEGYHIAFTASATEVWERAIQNMSEETTLHLVNGSFSKKFYDFSKQLQRKAEKWEVPLGQGFDLEQMPDFQSPELLCITHNETSTGVAMPLADIYALRKKFPDALLIVDAVSSAPYPAINFTQIDSLFFSVQKCFGLPAGLGVWIFNERCLAKAEQLLSKGKSIGTYHTLPSLASAIRKNETPETPNMLGIYLLGKVAEDMNRRGIKALRQETDGKAAIAYHNLQKHPDKFSLFVENPAHRSATVIVANVLNRPAADFISFCKEHHIVVGSGYGNLKDSQIRIANFPTHSKEVFQHLSDLMARW is encoded by the coding sequence ATGGCACACACTTACTTCCTCACCCCGGGGCCTTCCGAATTGTTTCACACCGTTCCGGGGCACATCAAAACCGCTCTGAAAGAAAATATTTGTGCCATTTCGCACCGCAGCAAAACCTTTCAGCAGGTAGTAGCCCATACGCTGGCACAACTGCGCGAGTTGTTTCAGCTACCCGAAGGCTATCACATTGCTTTTACGGCCTCTGCAACCGAAGTGTGGGAACGCGCCATCCAAAATATGAGCGAAGAAACAACGCTGCATTTGGTCAATGGCAGTTTCTCAAAAAAGTTCTACGATTTCAGCAAACAACTGCAACGCAAAGCAGAAAAATGGGAAGTCCCACTCGGGCAAGGCTTTGACTTAGAACAAATGCCTGATTTTCAATCGCCTGAATTGCTTTGCATTACCCACAATGAAACCAGTACAGGCGTTGCCATGCCTTTAGCAGATATTTATGCCTTGCGGAAGAAATTCCCCGATGCGCTGCTGATAGTAGATGCCGTTTCATCTGCACCCTATCCGGCTATTAATTTTACGCAGATAGATAGCTTGTTTTTCTCCGTTCAAAAGTGTTTTGGTCTGCCTGCCGGTTTGGGCGTATGGATATTCAATGAAAGATGCCTTGCCAAAGCTGAGCAGTTACTAAGCAAGGGTAAGAGTATTGGCACTTATCATACCCTGCCCTCATTGGCAAGTGCTATCCGCAAAAACGAAACCCCCGAAACCCCTAATATGCTGGGGATTTATCTGTTGGGCAAAGTGGCGGAAGACATGAACCGCCGCGGCATAAAAGCCCTGCGTCAGGAAACAGACGGCAAAGCTGCCATTGCATATCACAATCTGCAAAAGCATCCTGATAAATTTTCATTATTTGTAGAAAATCCGGCACACCGCTCTGCAACAGTTATCGTAGCCAACGTGCTGAATCGCCCTGCTGCCGATTTCATATCCTTTTGCAAAGAACATCACATTGTAGTAGGCAGCGGCTATGGCAACCTGAAAGACAGCCAAATACGAATCGCTAACTTTCCGACCCACTCCAAAGAGGTGTTTCAGCACCTGAGCGACTTAATGGCACGATGGTAG